From Kineosporia succinea, the proteins below share one genomic window:
- a CDS encoding alpha/beta fold hydrolase, which yields MSVHVDGATLALDSFGTGPAVIQLHGNTMSRRAETAIGVDFRSLAEHHTFVRYDARAHGESTGTAVPELYTWENLALDLLTVKSHVSPADPVDVIGSSMGTGTILHAALREPSAFRRLVLVIPPTAWETRAANSLRNEEAAARIEREEVAGQPDDFLPPALAGTTWSFEPEVPLELLPAVFRGPRRPTCRIPKDCAH from the coding sequence ATGAGCGTTCACGTCGACGGGGCCACGCTGGCCCTGGACTCCTTCGGCACCGGCCCGGCCGTGATCCAGCTGCACGGCAACACCATGAGCCGCCGTGCCGAGACGGCCATCGGGGTCGATTTTCGCTCCCTGGCCGAACATCACACGTTCGTGCGCTACGACGCGCGGGCTCACGGCGAGTCCACCGGCACCGCGGTGCCGGAGCTCTACACCTGGGAGAACCTCGCTCTCGACCTGCTGACGGTGAAGTCGCACGTCTCACCGGCGGATCCGGTGGACGTGATCGGCTCGTCGATGGGAACGGGCACCATCCTGCACGCGGCGCTCCGGGAGCCGTCGGCGTTCCGGCGGCTGGTGCTGGTGATCCCGCCGACCGCCTGGGAGACGCGGGCGGCGAACTCGCTGCGCAACGAGGAGGCGGCCGCCCGGATCGAGCGGGAGGAGGTCGCCGGGCAGCCAGACGATTTCCTGCCCCCGGCGCTGGCGGGTACCACCTGGTCGTTCGAGCCGGAGGTTCCCCTCGAGCTGCTGCCCGCGGTTTTCCGGGGGCCGCGCAGACCGACCTGCCGGATCCCGAAAGACTGCGCACACTGA
- a CDS encoding LLM class flavin-dependent oxidoreductase gives MSGTPWLLGASVAPADRTPQGWIGLARRLGEAGFDALVLSDADVPIAEMAAVAPRLGFVLSASVAGVAPEQLAATLTTLSAQTAGRAGWFAPDLAQDHAGAEDFAATVYKLCEDAPGSGTPVLFHPAFSRAEQDFAARHAEILHLAGETAAANRWAVERIRELAADHGRRASGLRFVMAVDVAVDVAVDVAVSVAVPGEVAVPGETAVAKGAGRSGEAAIAGDPVFVADELQRLARENRLDGFVITSPTLDAFIDQVIPELRARGRMRDADTGPTLRERIYGSGNLRLDPSHPARRSAFIGIRRPSCPD, from the coding sequence ATGAGCGGAACTCCCTGGCTCCTCGGTGCTTCAGTCGCGCCGGCCGACCGGACGCCGCAGGGCTGGATCGGCCTGGCTCGCCGGCTGGGCGAGGCCGGTTTCGACGCGCTGGTGCTGTCTGACGCTGATGTCCCGATCGCCGAGATGGCGGCGGTCGCACCCCGGCTCGGGTTCGTGCTCAGCGCCTCGGTGGCCGGGGTCGCGCCCGAGCAGCTGGCCGCGACCCTCACCACGCTCAGTGCGCAGACGGCCGGCCGCGCCGGATGGTTCGCGCCGGATCTGGCCCAGGATCACGCGGGGGCCGAGGATTTCGCCGCCACGGTGTACAAGCTGTGCGAAGACGCGCCGGGGTCCGGCACGCCCGTCCTGTTCCATCCCGCCTTCTCCCGGGCCGAGCAGGACTTCGCCGCCCGTCACGCCGAGATCCTGCACCTGGCGGGGGAGACGGCGGCCGCCAATCGTTGGGCGGTCGAGCGGATCCGGGAACTGGCCGCCGATCACGGCCGCCGGGCGTCGGGGCTGCGTTTCGTCATGGCCGTGGATGTGGCCGTGGATGTGGCCGTGGATGTGGCCGTGAGTGTGGCCGTGCCTGGCGAGGTTGCCGTCCCCGGGGAGACTGCCGTCGCGAAGGGGGCCGGCCGTTCCGGTGAGGCCGCGATTGCTGGTGATCCGGTCTTCGTGGCCGACGAGCTGCAGCGTCTGGCTCGTGAGAACCGTCTCGACGGGTTCGTGATCACCTCGCCGACCCTGGACGCGTTCATCGATCAGGTCATCCCCGAACTGCGGGCCCGCGGCCGGATGCGTGACGCCGACACCGGCCCCACCCTCCGCGAGCGGATCTACGGCAGCGGGAACCTCCGGCTCGATCCGAGTCATCCGGCTCGGCGCAGCGCGTTCATCGGCATCCGGCGTCCGAGTTGCCCCGACTGA
- a CDS encoding lysine 5,6-aminomutase subunit alpha, with protein MESSQSALIRLDPAQVRRARMLARRAGRPIVQLATTHTTVSVERATVRLAGLEGADSERVPWVNRLVDAVRAEVGLEHGVALPVWDALVRGQAPDLLTLAQKASTGGGGFRIPAGRDAVRARSAAKKAVGLGIRRIDSSRKQRERLIRRHGDAPRRPWIYLIVATGDIYEDIPQACAAARAGADVIAVIRSTGQSLLDYVPEGATREGYAGTYATGENFRLMRAALDEVSRELGRYVRLTNYASGLCMPEIAALAGMERLDMMLNDSMYGILFRDINPVRTFVDQRFSRQIHARAGIVINTGEDNYLTTADAIEAAHTVTVSQLLNEFFAKEAGLPDELMGLGHAFEIDPAVPQSFRLELAHALLARTLFPKAPLKWMPPTRHMTGDVFRGHLLDGFFNLAGVLTGQGILLVGMMTEAVVTPWLSDRDLALDNVRYVLDACSGLTEDFRPPPEGFIATRARHVLGEALELLERIVDEGMLAAIADGTFAGMRRPPDGGRGLDGVVKRADGYVNPAIEALEVPV; from the coding sequence GTGGAATCGAGTCAGAGCGCGCTGATTCGCCTGGATCCGGCGCAGGTCCGGCGGGCCCGGATGCTGGCGAGACGGGCCGGGCGCCCGATCGTGCAGCTCGCGACCACGCACACCACGGTCTCGGTCGAGCGGGCGACGGTCCGTCTCGCCGGTCTCGAGGGGGCCGACAGCGAGCGCGTGCCCTGGGTGAACCGCCTGGTCGACGCGGTGCGCGCCGAGGTCGGGCTGGAGCACGGCGTGGCCCTGCCGGTGTGGGACGCCCTGGTGCGCGGGCAGGCACCCGACCTGCTCACCCTGGCGCAGAAGGCGTCCACCGGTGGGGGAGGCTTCCGGATCCCGGCGGGCCGTGACGCGGTGCGAGCCCGGTCGGCCGCGAAAAAGGCCGTGGGCCTGGGCATCCGGCGCATCGACAGCAGCCGCAAGCAGCGCGAACGGCTCATCCGCAGACACGGTGACGCCCCGCGGCGCCCCTGGATCTATCTGATCGTGGCCACCGGCGACATCTACGAGGACATCCCGCAGGCCTGTGCCGCCGCCCGGGCCGGGGCCGACGTGATCGCGGTGATCCGCTCGACCGGTCAGAGCCTGCTCGACTACGTGCCCGAGGGGGCGACCCGCGAGGGCTACGCCGGAACCTACGCCACCGGTGAGAACTTCCGGCTGATGCGGGCCGCTCTCGACGAGGTGAGCCGTGAGCTGGGCCGTTACGTGCGCCTGACCAACTACGCGTCCGGCCTGTGCATGCCCGAGATCGCCGCACTGGCGGGCATGGAGCGGCTGGACATGATGCTCAACGACTCGATGTACGGCATTCTGTTCCGCGACATCAACCCCGTGCGCACGTTCGTCGACCAGCGGTTCAGCCGCCAGATCCACGCCCGCGCGGGCATTGTCATCAACACTGGCGAAGACAACTACCTCACCACGGCCGACGCGATCGAGGCCGCGCACACCGTCACGGTGTCGCAGCTGCTCAACGAGTTCTTCGCGAAGGAAGCCGGCCTGCCCGACGAGTTGATGGGCCTGGGGCACGCTTTCGAGATCGACCCCGCGGTGCCGCAGTCGTTCCGGCTCGAGCTGGCGCACGCCCTGCTGGCCCGCACGCTGTTCCCGAAGGCGCCGCTGAAGTGGATGCCACCGACCCGTCACATGACCGGCGACGTGTTCCGCGGCCATCTGCTCGACGGGTTCTTCAATCTCGCGGGAGTGCTGACGGGGCAGGGCATTCTGCTGGTCGGCATGATGACCGAGGCGGTGGTGACGCCCTGGCTGTCCGACCGCGACCTGGCGCTCGACAACGTGCGGTACGTGCTCGACGCGTGTTCCGGTCTCACCGAGGACTTCCGGCCCCCGCCCGAGGGTTTCATCGCCACCCGGGCCCGGCACGTGCTGGGCGAGGCCCTCGAACTGCTCGAGAGAATTGTGGACGAGGGGATGCTCGCCGCCATCGCCGACGGCACCTTCGCCGGAATGCGGAGGCCGCCGGACGGTGGGCGGGGACTCGACGGCGTGGTGAAACGAGCCGACGGCTATGTGAACCCGGCGATCGAGGCGCTGGAGGTGCCGGTATGA
- a CDS encoding OAM dimerization domain-containing protein, giving the protein MSELVRPYGDTTGDGMVQVSFTLPVAAGKRAEGAAAQLAASMGIDPAMVVHSKALGPEHTFFVVYGPVRHLVDLSAVSVVEREYPLLTPKDVNAGIRRGLRRKLVVLGACVGTDAHTVGIDAILNIKGFAGEKGLEYYREMRVVNLGAQVAVPQLVARARAERADAVLISQVVTQKDAHLTTTREVAAAFSEAYPAGERPLLVAGGPRFDEGAATSLGVDRIFGRGTTPGEVASYLAHALVPAG; this is encoded by the coding sequence ATGAGTGAGCTGGTGCGGCCTTACGGCGACACGACGGGCGACGGCATGGTGCAGGTGTCGTTCACGCTGCCGGTCGCGGCCGGAAAACGGGCCGAGGGGGCGGCGGCCCAGCTCGCGGCGTCGATGGGCATCGATCCGGCGATGGTGGTGCACTCCAAGGCGCTGGGGCCGGAGCACACCTTCTTCGTGGTCTACGGCCCGGTGCGGCATCTCGTCGACCTGTCCGCGGTGTCCGTGGTGGAGCGTGAATACCCGCTGCTGACGCCGAAGGACGTGAACGCGGGCATCCGCCGGGGGCTTCGCCGCAAGCTGGTGGTGCTGGGCGCCTGCGTCGGCACCGACGCGCACACGGTGGGCATCGACGCGATCCTGAACATCAAGGGGTTCGCCGGTGAGAAGGGCCTGGAGTACTACCGGGAGATGCGGGTCGTGAACCTGGGGGCGCAGGTGGCCGTGCCGCAGCTGGTCGCCCGGGCCCGGGCCGAGCGGGCCGACGCGGTGCTGATCTCTCAGGTCGTGACCCAGAAGGACGCGCACCTCACCACCACGCGCGAGGTCGCGGCGGCGTTCTCCGAGGCCTATCCGGCGGGGGAGCGTCCGCTGCTGGTGGCCGGGGGACCGCGCTTCGACGAGGGGGCGGCGACGTCGCTCGGGGTGGACCGGATCTTCGGCCGGGGCACCACGCCCGGCGAGGTCGCGTCGTACCTGGCCCACGCGCTGGTGCCGGCCGGGTGA
- a CDS encoding hotdog domain-containing protein, translated as MGDDVTGERDSGGSGGAAAADGTTGVAGAGDGTPAADPRLGLHVVHKRYISAAHAHYAGNLVDGAFGLACFGDVATEICIRTDGDEGLFASYSDVQFLAPIRAGDVLETKGTVTRLGRRSREIDFIATVVCRLRPDMGVSAAEVLAKPIVVIRAKGTVVVPGA; from the coding sequence ATGGGGGACGACGTGACGGGCGAGCGGGACAGCGGCGGCTCGGGCGGTGCGGCCGCCGCGGACGGGACAACCGGCGTCGCCGGGGCCGGGGACGGCACTCCGGCCGCCGATCCGCGGCTGGGGCTCCACGTCGTCCACAAGCGGTACATCTCTGCCGCACACGCCCACTACGCCGGAAATCTGGTGGACGGCGCGTTCGGGCTGGCCTGCTTCGGCGACGTGGCCACCGAGATCTGCATCCGCACCGACGGCGACGAGGGGTTGTTCGCCTCGTACTCCGATGTCCAGTTCCTGGCGCCGATCCGGGCCGGGGATGTTTTGGAGACAAAGGGCACGGTGACACGCCTGGGGCGGCGTTCGAGGGAGATCGACTTCATTGCTACTGTTGTCTGCCGACTTCGCCCGGATATGGGCGTGTCTGCAGCTGAAGTGCTGGCTAAGCCGATCGTGGTGATCCGGGCAAAGGGGACCGTGGTGGTTCCTGGGGCGTGA
- the lnt gene encoding apolipoprotein N-acyltransferase: MSDSAVVEPGVGTSTSREADQAGIAPPPPGRLRRLRGSFRTPSGRLAWARLVLAGVSGFVLHLAFPGIDIWPLAPVGVAGLAIATRGVSKKFGALLGFVFGLVFFLRLIPWIGIYVGALPWIALSITEALYLAGMGALLPRAWKVRGGVPGLLLVSGGLWVAQEAVRGRWPFGGFPWGRLAFSQADAPTAALASIGGAPLVSFAVAVSGTLLAWGLVTGFTALRSRALPGALLPAVGVALALGVMGLGALIPLPTDGDSTTRVAAVQGNVPRAGLDFNSQRRAVLDNHVSATRALAQRVATGESEQPDIVLWPENASDIDPYINADAAGEISDAADAIDAPLLVGAVVQGPGDYVSNTGIVWRPGEGAGTGDDSTYVKRHPAPFGEYMPYRSFFRLFSDKVDLISKDFVSGDELRDNPVGVMRMGDVKVGDVICFEVAYDGLVRDSVRAGATMLAVQTNNATFGLTDESVQQLAQSRIRAVESGRSVVNISTVGVSGIILPDGTVVERSGHFTQDVLEATVPLRTEQTIATRVGEWPEWILSALAIGLVLGTALIARRTQIS, translated from the coding sequence ATGAGCGATTCGGCCGTGGTCGAGCCAGGCGTCGGCACCAGTACCAGCCGCGAGGCCGACCAGGCCGGAATCGCTCCTCCACCGCCCGGGCGTCTGCGTCGGCTGCGGGGGTCCTTCCGCACCCCCTCCGGCCGCCTGGCCTGGGCCCGGCTCGTGCTCGCGGGCGTCAGCGGCTTCGTGCTCCACCTGGCCTTCCCCGGTATCGACATCTGGCCCCTGGCCCCGGTCGGTGTCGCCGGTCTGGCCATCGCCACCCGCGGCGTCTCCAAGAAGTTCGGGGCGCTGCTCGGCTTCGTCTTCGGCCTGGTCTTCTTCCTGCGGCTGATCCCCTGGATCGGCATCTACGTCGGCGCACTGCCCTGGATCGCGCTCAGCATCACCGAGGCGCTGTACCTGGCCGGGATGGGCGCCCTGCTGCCGCGCGCCTGGAAGGTGCGCGGAGGCGTCCCCGGGCTCCTGCTCGTCTCCGGTGGGCTCTGGGTGGCGCAGGAGGCGGTGCGAGGTCGCTGGCCGTTCGGTGGCTTCCCCTGGGGCCGTCTGGCGTTCTCCCAGGCCGACGCCCCGACCGCGGCCCTGGCCTCGATCGGCGGCGCCCCGCTGGTCTCGTTCGCGGTCGCCGTGTCGGGCACCCTGCTGGCCTGGGGGCTGGTGACCGGTTTCACGGCCCTGCGCTCGCGGGCCCTGCCCGGCGCGCTGCTCCCGGCCGTGGGGGTGGCCCTCGCGCTCGGTGTGATGGGTCTCGGCGCCCTGATCCCGCTGCCCACCGACGGTGACAGCACCACCCGGGTCGCCGCCGTGCAGGGCAACGTGCCCCGGGCCGGCCTGGACTTCAACTCCCAGCGCCGGGCCGTGCTCGACAACCACGTCAGCGCCACGAGGGCCCTGGCCCAGCGGGTGGCCACCGGCGAGAGCGAGCAGCCCGACATCGTGCTCTGGCCGGAGAACGCCAGTGACATCGACCCGTACATCAACGCCGACGCGGCCGGTGAGATCAGTGACGCCGCCGACGCGATCGACGCCCCGCTGCTGGTCGGCGCCGTGGTGCAGGGCCCGGGCGACTACGTGTCCAACACCGGAATCGTCTGGCGGCCCGGTGAGGGTGCGGGCACCGGCGACGACAGCACCTACGTCAAGCGTCACCCGGCGCCGTTCGGTGAGTACATGCCCTACCGCAGCTTCTTCCGGCTGTTCAGCGACAAGGTCGACCTGATCTCCAAGGACTTCGTCTCCGGTGACGAACTGCGCGACAACCCGGTCGGCGTGATGCGCATGGGCGACGTGAAGGTCGGCGACGTGATCTGCTTCGAGGTCGCCTACGACGGGCTGGTGCGCGACTCGGTGCGGGCAGGCGCCACGATGCTCGCGGTGCAGACCAACAACGCCACGTTCGGCCTCACCGACGAGAGCGTCCAGCAGCTCGCCCAGTCGCGGATCCGGGCCGTGGAATCAGGCCGCTCGGTGGTGAACATCAGCACGGTCGGTGTCAGTGGCATCATTCTCCCGGACGGAACGGTGGTGGAACGTTCCGGACACTTCACCCAGGACGTCCTCGAGGCAACGGTCCCGCTGCGGACCGAGCAGACGATCGCGACCCGGGTGGGCGAGTGGCCGGAATGGATCCTGTCCGCGCTCGCGATCGGCCTGGTGCTGGGCACCGCACTGATCGCGCGGCGTACCCAGATCAGCTGA
- a CDS encoding polyprenol monophosphomannose synthase translates to MTTQSRSGRVLVIIPTYNELENLPLILRRVRAAEPGAHVLIADDNSPDGTGELADRLAEADENVHVMHRAGKQGLGAAYIAGFDWGLDQGYDVLVEMDADGSHPPEQLPDLLDRIDAGADLAIGSRYVAGGRSVNWPKRRQLLSKGANLYVAIALSLHVRDSTAGFRAFRRTTLEKLDLHDVESQGYCFQVDLTQRAIRRGFRVDEVPITFVEREHGTSKMDQAIVVEALWQVTRWGVRYRSAQVGQLVRRVTGRPAAQ, encoded by the coding sequence ATGACTACGCAGTCCCGGTCCGGCCGGGTGCTGGTGATCATCCCCACCTACAACGAGCTCGAGAACCTCCCCCTGATCCTGCGCCGAGTGCGGGCCGCCGAGCCCGGCGCGCACGTGCTCATCGCCGACGACAACAGCCCCGACGGCACCGGCGAGCTCGCCGACCGGCTGGCCGAGGCCGACGAGAACGTGCACGTGATGCACCGGGCCGGCAAACAGGGCCTGGGCGCCGCCTACATCGCGGGCTTCGACTGGGGCCTGGATCAGGGGTACGACGTGCTCGTCGAGATGGACGCCGACGGGTCGCACCCGCCGGAGCAGCTGCCCGATCTGCTCGACCGCATCGACGCCGGCGCCGACCTGGCGATCGGTTCCCGGTACGTGGCCGGTGGCCGCTCGGTGAACTGGCCCAAGCGCCGCCAGCTGCTGAGCAAGGGCGCCAACCTGTACGTCGCGATCGCCCTCAGCCTGCACGTGCGCGACTCGACGGCCGGTTTCCGGGCGTTCCGCCGCACCACGCTGGAGAAGCTGGACCTGCACGACGTCGAGTCGCAGGGGTACTGCTTCCAGGTCGATCTGACGCAGCGCGCGATTCGGCGGGGATTCCGCGTGGACGAAGTGCCCATCACGTTCGTTGAACGAGAGCACGGGACGAGCAAGATGGACCAGGCGATCGTGGTGGAGGCGTTGTGGCAAGTGACACGGTGGGGCGTTCGGTACCGGAGCGCCCAGGTGGGCCAGCTGGTCCGCAGGGTGACGGGGCGACCGGCCGCCCAGTAG
- a CDS encoding FxsA family protein, with product MAALLLPLLELVVSIEVGTVIGGLPVFGLLVLGSVVGMTVVRRQGSAAWRALNASVRTGTPPSRDLADATVLMLAGVLFIFPGFVTDVVALLLVLPFTRPLARRPLEGWFRRAAADQANMRGAYIRTVQFGPGGPQSASGPAPGQTTAGPSQGRGPSRFGPGFGREDVIEGEVVDGTPDDRR from the coding sequence GTGGCGGCCCTGTTGCTGCCGCTGCTCGAGCTGGTCGTGTCGATCGAGGTCGGCACCGTCATCGGCGGCCTGCCGGTGTTCGGGCTGCTGGTGCTCGGCTCGGTCGTCGGCATGACGGTGGTGCGGCGGCAGGGCAGCGCGGCCTGGCGAGCGCTGAACGCGTCGGTGCGCACGGGCACCCCGCCGAGCCGCGATCTGGCCGACGCGACAGTGCTGATGCTCGCGGGAGTGCTGTTCATCTTCCCGGGTTTCGTCACCGACGTGGTGGCCCTGCTGCTGGTGCTGCCGTTCACGCGTCCGCTGGCCCGCCGCCCGCTCGAGGGCTGGTTCCGCCGGGCCGCGGCCGACCAGGCGAACATGCGGGGTGCGTACATCCGCACCGTGCAGTTCGGCCCGGGCGGCCCGCAGTCCGCGTCGGGTCCGGCCCCGGGGCAGACGACGGCCGGCCCGTCCCAGGGGCGGGGCCCGAGCCGTTTCGGCCCGGGCTTCGGCCGCGAGGACGTGATCGAGGGCGAGGTCGTCGACGGCACCCCCGACGACCGCCGCTGA